The following proteins are encoded in a genomic region of Chelmon rostratus isolate fCheRos1 chromosome 3, fCheRos1.pri, whole genome shotgun sequence:
- the LOC121604299 gene encoding transcription elongation factor 1 homolog, whose amino-acid sequence MGRRKSKRKPPPKKKMTGDLDSQFTCPFCNHEKSCDVKMERSRNTGIISCTVCLEEFQTPITYLSEPVDVYSDWIDACEAANQ is encoded by the exons ATGGGTCGCCGCAAGTCCAAGAGAAAGCCCCCTCCTAAGAAGAAGATGACGGGAGATCTGGACTCTCAGTTCACCTGTCCCTTCTGCAACCACGAGAAGTCATGTGATGTCAAAAT GGAGCGGAGCAGAAATACTGGGATTATATCATGCACAGTCTGCTTGGAGGAGTTCCAGACGCCCATTACCT ATCTGTCAGAGCCAGTTGATGTGTACAGTGATTGGATAGATGCCTGTGAAGCAGCCAATCAGTAG
- the pld6 gene encoding mitochondrial cardiolipin hydrolase, with protein sequence MSIMWTVKVLGLGVVALSLSLELIGRLLRRLRPERTLNEVLFFPSEIACVEHIFTPSSPHSCFCLLPHDVETSFSRLLRRILSASSSLDLCVFAFSNMDMSRAIVALHSRGVTIRVISDKDYAAITGSQIGVLRKAGICVRCNVASVYMHHKFAVVDGRLLITGSLNWTLTAVQSNMENVLVTEEPDLVRPFIKEFHRIWEHNDPTQHRRSSDQRPARGTTRLETD encoded by the exons ATGTCAATAATGTGGACAGTGAAGGTGCTCGGCCTGGGTGTGGTGgccctctctctcagtctggagCTGATTGGCCGCCTCCTCCGTCGCCTCAGGCCTGAAAGAACCCTCAATGAGGTCCTCTTCTTTCCCTCAGAGATAGCCTGCGTGGAGCACATCTTCACTCCCTCTTCACCTCA TTCCTGTTTCTGCTTGTTGCCTCATGATGTGGAGACCTCTTTCTCCCGTCTTCTCCGACGAATCctgtctgcttcctcctctctggacTTGTGTGTCTTTGCCTTTTCCAACATGGACATGAGCAGGGCCATAGTAGCACTGCATAGCAGGGGCGTCACCATCCGAGTCATCTCTGACAAGGACTACGCAGCCATCACAGGCTCCCAGATTGGGGTCCTCCGCAAGGCCG GTATCTGTGTGCGGTGCAACGTGGCCTCCGTGTACATGCATCACAAGTTTGCAGTGGTGGACGGCCGGCTGCTCATCACCGGCTCCCTCAACTGGACGCTGACAGCAGTGCAGAGCAACATGGAGAACGTCCTCGTCACCGAGGAGCCAGACCTGGTGCGACCCTTCATCAAGGAGTTCCACAGGATATGGGAGCACAATGATCCGACTCAGCACCGCCGCTCAAGTGACCAAAGACCTGCTCGTGGTACCACCAGACTTGAGACAGATTAG
- the rab3da gene encoding RAB3D, member RAS oncogene family, a, producing MALARDSGAGQEQRDAADQNFDYMFKLLIIGNSSVGKTSFLFRYADDSFTSAFVSTVGIDFKVKTIYRSDKRVKLQIWDTAGQERYRTITTAYYRGAMGFLLMYDITSQESFCAVQDWATQIKTYSWGNAQVALVGNKLDLEEDRQVPTEDAQRLATELGFQFFEASAKDNINVKQVFDKLVDSICEKMNESPNGDASPSANNQGADLKETPRSSQGGCAC from the exons ATGGCACTAGCCAGGGATTCAGGGGCTGGCCAGGAGCAGAGAGATGCGGCCGACCAAAACTTTGACTACATGTTCAAGCTGCTGATCATCGGCAACAGCAGCGTGGGAAAGACCTCCTTCTTGTTCCGCTACGCGGACGACTCCTTCACTTCAGCCTTCGTCAGCACGGTGGGCATCGACTTCAAAGTCAAGACCATCTACAGGAGCGACAAGAGGGTCAAACTTCAGATCTGG GACACAGCAGGGCAGGAGCGCTACCGGACCATCACCACAGCTTACTACAGAGGAGCCATGGGATTCCTGCTGATGTACGACATCACAAGCCAGGAGTCGTTCTGCGCCGTGCAGGACTG GGCGACCCAGATCAAGACGTACTCATGGGGCAACGCTCAAGTAGCGCTGGTCGGCAATAAGCTGGACTTGGAAGAAGACAGGCAGGTCCCCACTGAAGACGCCCAGAGACTGGCTACAGAGCTTg GCTTCCAGTTCTTCGAGGCCAGTGCCAAAGACAACATCAACGTGAAGCAGGTTTTTGACAAGCTGGTGGACTCCATCTGCGAAAAGATGAACGAGAGCCCCAACGGAGACGCCAGTCCGTCAGCCAATAACCAGGGAGCCGACCTGAAGGAGACGCCCCGCAGCAGCCAGGGTGGCTGCGCCTGCTGA
- the LOC121604545 gene encoding tetraspanin-1-like gives MCCSSFLKMMMFVFNGAIFLAGAAILGVGVWVKVDSSSLLDLLDHEGEDSAGVLQLAYVCYVLIAVGALLLIVGFLGCCGAVRESKCMLLTFFSIVLIIFLIEVAGAVVLFVFKDVAGELLRDVQDEISQKIKNEYGKSDALTSLWNSTMEEFQCCGFNNFTDFDGSNFTVENNYPKQCCNSTIAEDQCTEAAAQMSAVGGCFDKLLQLIKDNAVIIAAVAVGVAALEIAAMVVSMVLYCRIGNKA, from the exons ATGTGTTGCTCCAGCTTTCtcaaaatgatgatgtttgtcTTCAACGGCGCCATTTTT TTGGCAGGTGCAGCCATCCTGGGCGTGGGAGTGTGGGTGAAGGTGGACAGTAGTTCTTTGCTGGATTTACTGGATCACGAAGGTGAGGATTCAGCCGGGGTGCTGCAGCTGGCCTACGTCTGCTACGTGCTCATCGCCGTGGGCGCCCTGCTGCTGATCGTTGGCTTCCTGGGCTGCTGCGGAGCCGTGAGGGAGAGCAAGTGTATGCTGCTGACG TTCTTCAGTATCGTGCTGATTATCTTCCTCATCGAGGTTGCAGGAGCTGTGGTGCTCTTCGTCTTCAAAGATGTA GCTGGTGAACTCCTTCGGGATGTGCAGGATGAAATTAgccaaaaaattaaaaatgaatatggaAAGAGTGATGCTCTGACTTCTCTGTGGAACTCCACCATGGAGGAG TTTCAGTGCTGCGGATTCAACAACTTCACAGATTTTGATGGCTCCAATTTTACCGTTGAAAACAATTATCCAAAACAATGTTGCAATTCAACCATCGCCGAGGATCAGTGCACTGAAGCCGCGGCACAGATGTCG GCGGTTGGTGGATGCTTtgacaagctgctgcagctgatcaaGGACAATGCTGTGATTAttgcagctgtggctgtgggaGTCGCTGCTCTTGAG ATTGCTGCCATGGTGGTTTCGATGGTTCTCTACTGCCGGATTGGCAACAAGGCGTAA
- the dand5 gene encoding DAN domain family member 5 produces the protein MAFPVSLVLLSSWTAVAFTFPHNTFDNIVQRSRVEFESSGSGPDDHVRGIVKVVQLDPRVLAQSGFLRKGLNPRRASSLSSRFSFPAFLSHGRAGPAPALKTPVSPLHHLHPKIPTEMELKKRQSLQMWQRAINKGEKMTMSLPVHLKDTKQTCAAVPFTQRVTADGCDTVTVHNKLCFGQCSSLFVPSEGEFAGPGAGTGALHHRAPCSRCAPSKARTVAVSLRCGAKVREKRVMVVEECKCETSREEKSAEAAHL, from the exons ATGGCTTTCCCTGTCAGCCTCGTCCTTTTGTCAAGCTGGACAGCTGTAGCTTTTACATTTCCTCACAATACCTTTGACAACATTGTGCAAAGGTCAAGAGTCGAATTTGAATCCTCCGGCAGCGGACCAGACGACCACGTCCGGGGAATAGTTAAGGTTGTCCAGCTGGACCCTCGTGTCCTGGCCCAGTCAGGGTTCCTGAGAAAGGGACTGAACCCCAGAAGAGCCTCCTCCCTGAGCTCCAGATTTTCCTTCCCTGCTTTCCTGTCTCACGGGCGAGCAGGTCCAGCCCCGGCCCTCAAGACCCCAGTGAGTCCACTGCACCACCTGCACCCGAAAATCCCCACTGAGATGGAGCTCAAGAAGAGGCAAAGCCTGCAGATGTGGCAGAGAGCCATAAATAAAGGGGAGAAGATGACCATGTCCCTGCCAGTCCACCTGAAGGACACTAAACAGACGTGCGCTGCGGTCCCTTTCACTCAG CGTGTGACGGCCGACGGATGCGACACAGTAACGGTGCACAACAAGCTGTGTTTCGGCCAATGCAGCTCCCTGTTCGTCCCGTCTGAAGGGGAGTTTGCAGGGCCGGGTGCTGGGACGGGGGCCCTGCACCACCGGGCCCCCTGCTCCCGCTGCGCCCCGTCCAAAGCTCGCACTGTGGCCGTGTCCCTGCGCTGCGGGGCCAAGGTCCGGGAGAAGAgagtgatggtggtggaggagtGCAAGTGTGAGACGAGCCGTGAGGAAAAGAGCGCTGAGGCTGCACATCTGTAA